The following proteins are encoded in a genomic region of Stutzerimonas balearica DSM 6083:
- the glpK gene encoding glycerol kinase GlpK yields MSNSNKQYVVALDQGTTSSRAIVLDRNANVVTIAQREFAQIYPQPSWVEHDPMEIWATQSGVFVEALAQAGISNEQVAAIGITNQRETAIVWDKVSGRPIYNAIVWQSRQSTPICDQLKRDGMNDHIRKTTGLVIDPYFSGTKIKWILDHVEGSRERARRGELLFGTVDCWLIWKMTQGKAHVTDYTNASRTMLFDIHKLDWDPVMLEALDIPREMLPEVRSSSEIYGHAYIGSGQSTGIPIAGIAGDQQAALFGQMCVEPGQAKNTYGTGCFLLMNTGTKAVQSEHGLLTTIACGPRGEVNYALEGAIFNGGSTVQWLRDELKVLNESLDSEYFATKVPDSNGIYLVPAFTGLGAPYWDPRARGALFGLTRGVKVDHLIRAALESIAYQTRDVLDAMQQDAGERLRALRVDGGAVANNFLMQFQADLLGTQVERPQMKETTALGAAYLAGLATGFWSDLDELRSKSSIERVFEPACGSEQREALYRGWQKAVERTRNWAED; encoded by the coding sequence ATGAGCAACTCGAACAAGCAATACGTCGTAGCCCTCGACCAGGGCACCACCAGCTCCCGCGCCATCGTGCTGGACCGCAACGCCAACGTGGTGACCATCGCCCAGCGCGAGTTCGCGCAGATCTACCCGCAGCCGAGCTGGGTCGAGCACGACCCGATGGAAATCTGGGCGACCCAGAGCGGCGTGTTCGTCGAAGCCCTGGCCCAGGCCGGCATCAGCAACGAGCAGGTGGCGGCCATCGGCATCACCAACCAGCGTGAGACCGCCATCGTCTGGGACAAGGTCAGCGGCCGGCCGATCTACAACGCCATCGTCTGGCAGAGCCGCCAGAGCACGCCGATCTGCGACCAGCTCAAGCGCGACGGCATGAACGATCACATCCGCAAGACCACCGGCCTGGTGATCGACCCCTATTTCTCCGGCACCAAGATCAAGTGGATTCTCGACCACGTCGAGGGCAGCCGTGAGCGCGCCCGCCGCGGCGAACTGCTGTTCGGCACCGTCGACTGCTGGCTGATCTGGAAGATGACCCAGGGCAAGGCCCACGTCACCGACTACACCAACGCCTCGCGCACCATGCTGTTCGACATCCACAAGCTGGACTGGGATCCGGTGATGCTCGAAGCGCTGGATATCCCGCGCGAGATGCTGCCGGAGGTGCGTTCCTCCTCGGAAATTTACGGCCACGCCTACATCGGTTCCGGCCAGAGCACCGGCATTCCCATCGCCGGTATCGCCGGGGATCAGCAGGCCGCGCTGTTCGGCCAGATGTGCGTCGAGCCTGGGCAGGCCAAGAACACCTACGGCACCGGCTGCTTTCTGCTGATGAACACCGGGACCAAGGCAGTGCAATCCGAACATGGCCTGCTCACCACCATCGCCTGCGGGCCACGTGGCGAAGTGAATTACGCGCTGGAAGGCGCCATCTTCAATGGCGGCTCCACCGTGCAGTGGCTGCGTGACGAGCTGAAGGTACTCAACGAATCGCTGGACTCGGAGTACTTCGCCACCAAGGTGCCGGACAGCAACGGCATCTACCTGGTGCCGGCGTTTACCGGTCTTGGCGCGCCCTACTGGGATCCGCGCGCCCGCGGCGCACTGTTCGGCCTGACCCGTGGGGTCAAGGTTGACCATCTGATCCGTGCGGCGCTGGAGTCCATCGCCTACCAGACCCGCGACGTGCTCGATGCCATGCAGCAGGACGCCGGCGAGCGGCTGCGCGCCCTGCGCGTGGACGGCGGCGCGGTGGCCAACAACTTCCTCATGCAGTTCCAGGCCGACCTGCTCGGCACCCAGGTCGAGCGCCCGCAAATGAAGGAAACCACCGCCCTCGGCGCAGCCTACCTGGCCGGACTGGCGACAGGCTTCTGGAGCGATCTCGACGAGCTGCGCAGCAAGAGCAGCATCGAGCGGGTGTTCGAACCGGCGTGTGGCAGCGAACAGCGCGAAGCGCTCTATCGCGGCTGGCAGAAGGCGGTCGAGCGCACCCGCAACTGGGCCGAGGACTGA
- a CDS encoding helicase-related protein, producing the protein MAKAGGKPYKSVRLERLARFIEWASARHPDFVAKKHHQEKWYMPYIGYPMPGLGRAAKAFWLGLHAEAVDALMAEPDADELLDRVVARDLGEIACDVDVFGTTKTFTLGSPAHLLEPEWALRLEDSPRRGDFPGTLQRAVQSHVRSRLQLLERPFAEMDEDSRQRCLARVRPEVERLDEFLARAIEIVNETRHELRYVVELRQGDLRLEIQRRVPRHDQLLSDAEVARYKADDRQMLEEKFALMREHAGDFDLLQLGHKRLIELLQLEPRKLRRAITLARREHAERMAFAVLLENDPRFAHYHELYPARRLTRQWVAYLGPTNSGKTHRSIEAMTAVRHGIYLSPLRLMALENQERLEAMGVPCSLVTGEEQIIREGATHFCCTVEEFARFRGQHWDAVVVDEVQMLADGQRGWAWVDALVSAYTPRLLMTGPALIEPSLRTLCALCGDQLKIERTRRLSPVEVARRATTLNGLEPGSMLVAFSRKTVLELKGMLETTGKRVSVVYGALSPEVRREQARRFREGEADLMVATDAVGMGLNLPAHTLCFYTEEKFDGIQNRQLNVQEVKQIGGRAGRFGHHDEGTITALDPQTLRAIRQLFHSPDRPVSLAQFQVRPSIEHLSAISEQMNEPSLLRAWLTFNRNINYGAEFVSVLPDELAEWIGLIDDPKIPLWLRWIFACTPIRGGLEGPAAHAAQQWLKRVAAGRSVELPRLLLRNDLSSLETSLHVVETYLHLARTLPDRFAQVEQAEEQRTLLNQAITRELSRQRRPRHAKQRTGGPLRRERQARR; encoded by the coding sequence ATGGCCAAGGCCGGGGGCAAGCCGTACAAATCCGTCAGGCTCGAGCGTCTTGCGCGCTTCATCGAGTGGGCCAGCGCGCGCCATCCGGATTTCGTCGCGAAGAAGCACCATCAGGAAAAGTGGTACATGCCCTACATCGGCTACCCGATGCCGGGCCTGGGGCGCGCGGCAAAAGCCTTCTGGCTGGGCCTGCACGCCGAGGCGGTGGACGCGCTGATGGCCGAACCCGACGCGGACGAACTGCTCGACCGCGTCGTCGCCCGCGACCTCGGCGAAATCGCCTGCGACGTCGACGTGTTCGGGACCACCAAGACCTTCACCCTGGGCTCGCCGGCACACCTGCTGGAGCCCGAATGGGCCCTGCGCCTGGAAGACAGCCCCCGGCGCGGCGACTTCCCCGGCACGCTGCAGCGGGCCGTGCAGAGCCATGTGCGGAGCCGCCTGCAACTGCTCGAAAGGCCCTTCGCCGAGATGGACGAGGACAGCCGCCAGCGCTGCCTGGCGCGGGTCCGCCCGGAAGTCGAGCGGCTCGACGAATTCCTCGCGCGGGCCATCGAGATCGTCAACGAGACCCGTCATGAGCTGCGCTATGTCGTCGAGTTGCGCCAGGGCGATCTGCGCCTGGAAATCCAGCGGCGTGTGCCCCGCCACGATCAGCTCCTGAGCGACGCCGAAGTGGCCCGCTACAAGGCCGACGACCGCCAGATGCTGGAGGAAAAGTTCGCCCTGATGCGCGAGCACGCCGGCGACTTCGACCTCCTGCAACTGGGCCACAAGCGGCTGATCGAACTGCTCCAGCTGGAGCCGCGCAAACTGCGCCGCGCCATTACCCTCGCTCGCCGTGAGCACGCCGAGCGCATGGCCTTTGCCGTGCTGCTGGAGAACGACCCGCGCTTCGCCCACTACCACGAGCTGTACCCGGCGCGCCGGCTGACCCGCCAGTGGGTCGCCTACCTGGGGCCGACCAACAGCGGCAAGACCCATCGCTCGATCGAGGCGATGACGGCGGTCAGGCACGGCATCTACCTCTCGCCGCTGCGGCTGATGGCGCTGGAGAATCAGGAGCGCCTGGAAGCCATGGGCGTGCCCTGCTCGCTGGTCACCGGCGAGGAGCAGATCATCCGCGAAGGTGCGACGCACTTCTGCTGCACGGTGGAGGAGTTCGCCCGCTTTCGCGGCCAGCACTGGGACGCGGTGGTGGTCGACGAAGTGCAGATGCTTGCCGACGGCCAGCGCGGCTGGGCCTGGGTCGATGCGCTGGTCAGCGCCTATACGCCACGCCTGCTGATGACCGGCCCGGCGTTGATCGAACCCTCGCTGCGTACGCTCTGCGCGTTGTGTGGCGATCAGCTGAAGATCGAGCGCACCCGACGCCTTTCGCCGGTGGAGGTCGCACGCCGGGCCACCACACTCAACGGCCTCGAGCCGGGCTCGATGCTGGTGGCCTTCAGCCGCAAGACCGTGCTCGAACTCAAGGGCATGCTCGAAACCACCGGCAAGCGCGTCTCGGTGGTCTACGGCGCGCTGTCGCCAGAGGTGCGCCGCGAGCAGGCACGGCGCTTCCGCGAGGGCGAGGCGGACCTGATGGTCGCCACCGACGCGGTGGGCATGGGCCTGAATCTCCCGGCGCACACCCTGTGCTTCTATACCGAGGAGAAGTTCGACGGCATCCAGAACCGCCAGCTCAACGTCCAGGAGGTCAAGCAGATCGGCGGGCGTGCCGGTCGTTTCGGCCATCACGACGAAGGCACCATCACCGCGCTCGATCCGCAGACGCTGCGCGCGATCCGCCAGCTGTTTCACAGCCCGGACCGCCCGGTGAGCCTCGCGCAGTTTCAGGTTCGTCCGTCCATCGAACACCTCTCGGCAATTTCCGAGCAGATGAACGAGCCGTCGCTGCTGCGTGCCTGGCTGACGTTCAACCGCAACATCAACTACGGCGCCGAGTTCGTCTCGGTGCTGCCCGACGAGCTGGCCGAGTGGATCGGCCTGATCGACGATCCGAAAATCCCCCTCTGGCTGCGCTGGATCTTCGCCTGCACGCCGATTCGCGGCGGGCTCGAGGGGCCGGCCGCGCATGCCGCGCAGCAGTGGCTCAAGCGGGTCGCCGCAGGCCGCTCGGTCGAGTTGCCGCGCCTGCTGCTGCGCAACGACCTGAGCTCCCTGGAGACTTCGCTGCACGTGGTCGAAACCTACCTGCACCTGGCGCGCACGCTGCCAGACCGGTTTGCGCAGGTCGAGCAGGCCGAAGAACAGCGCACCCTGCTCAACCAGGCGATCACCCGCGAACTGTCGCGCCAGCGGCGGCCGCGCCACGCCAAGCAGCGCACGGGCGGCCCACTGCGGCGCGAGCGCCAGGCCCGACGCTGA
- a CDS encoding YoaK family protein encodes MPIHYVRRLTDRRRSRRSNRQLGLYLAFVAGAANAGGFMAVQQYTSHMTGIVSTMADALALGRYQLVLAGLGALLSFVLGAMCSTLMINFARRRRLHSVYAAPLAVEAWLLLAFGVLGARLMEVPGFFVPLTVMLLSFMMGLQNAMVTKLSNAEVRTTHVTGMITDIGIELGKLLYVNRSRREDLPRVRANRERLLINSLLVGCFFGGGVVGALGFKLIGFLFTVPLAAVLLALATVPLSDDLLLGWRLWRRRH; translated from the coding sequence GTGCCCATCCACTATGTGCGCCGCCTTACCGATCGCCGTCGCTCCCGGCGGAGCAATCGCCAGCTCGGCCTGTACCTGGCATTCGTCGCCGGTGCCGCCAACGCCGGCGGGTTCATGGCGGTGCAGCAATACACGTCGCACATGACCGGCATCGTTTCGACGATGGCCGACGCCCTGGCGCTCGGGCGCTACCAGCTGGTGCTGGCCGGCCTGGGCGCGCTGCTGTCCTTTGTGCTCGGGGCGATGTGCTCGACGCTGATGATCAACTTCGCCCGTCGGCGCCGGCTGCACAGCGTCTATGCCGCGCCGCTGGCTGTCGAGGCCTGGCTGCTGCTGGCCTTTGGTGTGCTTGGCGCGCGCCTGATGGAGGTGCCGGGCTTCTTCGTGCCGCTGACCGTGATGCTGCTGAGTTTCATGATGGGCCTGCAGAACGCCATGGTGACCAAGCTTTCCAACGCCGAGGTACGTACCACCCATGTCACCGGCATGATCACCGACATCGGTATCGAGCTGGGCAAGCTGCTCTATGTCAACCGCTCGCGGCGCGAAGACCTGCCTCGGGTGCGCGCCAACCGGGAGCGCCTGCTGATCAACAGCCTGCTGGTGGGCTGCTTCTTCGGGGGCGGTGTCGTCGGTGCGCTGGGCTTCAAGCTGATCGGCTTCCTTTTCACCGTACCGCTGGCGGCCGTGCTGCTGGCGCTGGCGACGGTGCCACTGTCCGACGACCTGCTGCTCGGCTGGCGGCTGTGGCGGCGTCGGCACTGA
- a CDS encoding MIP/aquaporin family protein produces the protein MSTPIVPTLKGQCIAEFLGTALLIFFGTGCVAALKLGGADLGLWEISIIWGIGVSMAVYLAAGVSGAHLNPAVTIALWLFGTFERHRVPAYILAQLAGAFCAAALVYGLYSSLFFDFEQSHQMIRGSTESLALASIFSTYPHASLSFGQAFLVEMVITAILLAMIMAITDDGNGLPRGPLAPLLIGLLIAVIGGSMGPLTGFAMNPARDLGPKLMTFLAGWGEVALTGGRSVPYFLVPVFAPILGACLGAAGYKALICRHLPGVGSAACAVPAARENTPTEINSAQPEVSKAR, from the coding sequence ATGAGTACGCCCATCGTCCCTACGCTCAAGGGACAATGCATCGCCGAATTTCTCGGCACTGCCCTTCTCATCTTCTTCGGTACCGGCTGCGTCGCCGCGCTCAAGCTCGGCGGTGCCGATCTGGGCCTGTGGGAGATCAGCATCATCTGGGGTATCGGTGTATCGATGGCGGTCTATCTGGCTGCCGGCGTCTCCGGTGCCCATCTGAACCCGGCAGTGACCATCGCCCTGTGGCTGTTCGGCACTTTCGAGCGCCACCGGGTGCCGGCCTACATCCTGGCGCAGCTGGCCGGCGCCTTCTGCGCCGCGGCGCTTGTCTACGGGCTGTACAGCAGCCTGTTTTTCGATTTCGAACAGAGCCATCAGATGATCCGCGGCAGCACGGAGAGCCTGGCGCTGGCCTCGATCTTCTCCACCTATCCGCACGCTTCGCTGTCGTTCGGCCAGGCGTTTCTCGTGGAAATGGTGATCACCGCGATTCTGCTGGCGATGATCATGGCCATCACCGACGACGGCAACGGCCTGCCACGGGGGCCGCTGGCACCGCTGCTGATCGGCTTGCTGATTGCCGTCATCGGCGGCTCGATGGGACCACTGACCGGCTTTGCGATGAATCCGGCGCGTGACCTGGGACCCAAGCTGATGACCTTTCTGGCCGGCTGGGGCGAGGTCGCCCTCACCGGCGGGCGCAGCGTGCCGTATTTTCTGGTGCCGGTGTTCGCCCCGATTCTCGGTGCCTGCCTCGGCGCCGCCGGCTACAAGGCACTGATCTGCCGGCACCTGCCCGGAGTCGGCTCAGCCGCCTGCGCAGTGCCGGCCGCCCGAGAAAACACCCCGACCGAAATCAATTCCGCGCAACCCGAAGTCAGCAAAGCCCGCTGA